Within the Legionella pneumophila subsp. pneumophila str. Philadelphia 1 genome, the region ATATGGTAAGAGTGAGCCGTGATGCATGGCAAACAGGTGGCTCTCGTATGTTTATAAAAGAGGGGGATCAGGTCTCTGTTGAAGACCTTTTAAAAGGTATTATAGTAGATTCTGGCAATGACGCTTGTGTGGCAATGGCAGAGCATCTTGGTGGTTCCGAAAATGCTTTTACCGACATTATGAATCAGCAAGCTCAAAATCTGGGTATGAAAAATAGTCATTTTACAGACAGTACTGGATTACCTGATCCTAATCTATATACAACTGCTAAAGATTTGGCGATTTTAGGCCGAGCCTTAATACTCGATTTCCCTGAATACTATGACTGGTATAAACAAAAATGGTTTACATATAACGGTATACGCCAACCTAATCGAAATCGTTTGTTGTGGCGAGATAGCCAGGTTGATGGTATAAAAACAGGCCACACCAATGATGCTGGATATTGTCTAGTATCTTCCGCAAAGCGTAATAACATGCGTTTATTAGCTGTGGTTTTAGGGGAACCCAGTGATTCTGTGCGAGCTGATGACAGTGAAAAATTATTAAATTACGGATTTAGATTTTTTGAAACACATCAATTATATAAATCTGGGCAATCAATTGCTGAATTACCGCTTTACAAAGGAACTTCTGATAAAGTTGCTGTGGGTTTAACAGAAGATCAATTTATTACGATACCTGCCGGTCAATATGAAAGATTAAATATTTCAACTAAAATTTCTAATGATTTACAAGCTCCTATAAAGAAAGGCGATAAAGTTGGCGATATTATTGTGCAATTTAATAACAATATCGTTTCAAGCAAACCGCTTTATGCTTTGCAAACAGTGGAGTCAGGTGGATTCTATACCAGAACAAAAGATTCGATAAGGTTAGCATTTAAGCGATGGTTCGGCTCCTAGGATATTTTCATAATGAGTATCGCATTTGTTAACGGCAAGTATTGTTGTCAATCTGAAGCAAAAATTTCAATATTTGATCGAGGGTTTCTTTTTGGTGACTCGGTTTATGAAGTGCTGCCTGTTTACCATGGGCAGCCTTACTTTGTAGACCAACATCTTGACCGATTATTCTCAAATATGAAAAAAATTAAGATGATTATACCAAATTATGATTGGCATGGTTTAATTCATAGACTAATATCAGAAAATAATGGCGGTAATTTACAAGTATATATCCAAGTCACACGAGGGAATCAAGGGGTGCGCAAGCATGATATCCCTACTTCCATCACACCTTCTGTTATCGCATTCACTATGCATAATCCATTTCCCACCCTCGAAGATAAGGAACAGGGAATGTCAGCAAAACTGGTTGAAGATTTTCGGTGGATGAGATGTGATATAAAAACTACTTCTTTAATTGCCAATATATTACTGAATGATGAGGCTGTATCTGCAGGATTCCACACTGCAATTC harbors:
- a CDS encoding D-alanyl-D-alanine carboxypeptidase family protein, with the protein product MTRATSFLLTLLFFITLFVQSTNSMADEVLPSSDLQRPSPTVTTKPFTTPAAPLLNAKAYILIDVNSGKVIAEKNSEEKLPPASLTKMMTLYVISNALKSGQIHLNDMVRVSRDAWQTGGSRMFIKEGDQVSVEDLLKGIIVDSGNDACVAMAEHLGGSENAFTDIMNQQAQNLGMKNSHFTDSTGLPDPNLYTTAKDLAILGRALILDFPEYYDWYKQKWFTYNGIRQPNRNRLLWRDSQVDGIKTGHTNDAGYCLVSSAKRNNMRLLAVVLGEPSDSVRADDSEKLLNYGFRFFETHQLYKSGQSIAELPLYKGTSDKVAVGLTEDQFITIPAGQYERLNISTKISNDLQAPIKKGDKVGDIIVQFNNNIVSSKPLYALQTVESGGFYTRTKDSIRLAFKRWFGS
- a CDS encoding D-amino acid aminotransferase: MSIAFVNGKYCCQSEAKISIFDRGFLFGDSVYEVLPVYHGQPYFVDQHLDRLFSNMKKIKMIIPNYDWHGLIHRLISENNGGNLQVYIQVTRGNQGVRKHDIPTSITPSVIAFTMHNPFPTLEDKEQGMSAKLVEDFRWMRCDIKTTSLIANILLNDEAVSAGFHTAILARNGLITEGSSTNVFIVAQDGVIKTPPMNNFCLPGITRQVVIEIIKKLDLKFREIEISISELFSAQEVWITSTTKEVFPITKINDSLINGGKVGEYWRIINDSYQQLVN